One window of the Rhipicephalus sanguineus isolate Rsan-2018 chromosome 2, BIME_Rsan_1.4, whole genome shotgun sequence genome contains the following:
- the LOC119382698 gene encoding uncharacterized protein LOC119382698 — protein sequence MRRAFALTTALGALCFVFLSRYTTVLPWLSWWKSVRSEEDEDLEASGYLIRTPECHIPAWDPFDPSVAHLYRKVADFVCPGRPSFLRVRPNAVLIADDALLWRYYKLKHSQIKCTYREVYRTPNAPAHVVDDRYNLSAPKQLTFGQPLKVHHAIVNCFHNRQEVLVQHVPLVPLSQELERKLTKLQKSSENSGAVKLNVLMVGVDSISNLNFERHMPRTKAFLKDVLGAVQLHGYTKIGDNTFPNIVALLTGHFLEYYWNESLSRFTFDGLDFVWKDFAKRGYRSLFAEDAPNIATFNYLKHGFSKPPADYYLRPLCLATENSAVRSKAGRHCWGSKMEMEVVFDYLADFVEACESRPHFGFAFVARLTHDTLNNAGYADAPSVRLLERLYGSGALKNTLLVFFSDHGLRFGPIRSTFVGKLEERMPIMFLAFPETFAQQYPAAVARLRTNTRRLTTPFDVHATLQHLASFPPEHPHRTMHGVSLFHEVPFNRSCDEAFIFPHWCTCQNRTVVPVNDPGVINASHALVSAVNSQLESRAELCSPLALDKVVDATVSQPNDKVLRFVRHYHDVIGRGVQLGKRVTAPLDYMVTVMVKPSNALLEATIRYYEPTEQYVVLGDVSRLNMYGSQGECISDAVMRKFCYCRTQVNTARGPG from the coding sequence ATGCGTCGAGCCTTCGCTCTGACCACCGCTCTCGGGGCCCTGTGTTTCGTGTTCCTGTCGCGCTACACCACCGTGCTTCCCTGGCTCAGCTGGTGGAAATCGGTGCGCTCGGAGGAGGACGAGGACCTGGAGGCCAGCGGCTACCTGATCCGCACGCCCGAGTGCCACATCCCCGCCTGGGATCCGTTCGACCCCAGCGTGGCCCACCTGTACCGCAAGGTGGCCGACTTCGTGTGCCCCGGTAGACCCTCCTTCCTGCGCGTACGTCCCAACGCGGTGCTGATCGCGGACGACGCGCTCCTCTGGCGTTACTACAAGCTCAAGCACTCGCAGATCAAGTGCACTTACAGGGAGGTCTACAGGACACCCAACGCCCCGGCGCACGTGGTCGACGATCGCTACAACCTAAGCGCGCCGAAGCAGCTGACCTTCGGTCAACCGCTGAAAGTGCACCACGCCATCGTCAACTGCTTCCACAACCGCCAGGAAGTGCTAGTGCAACACGTGCCCCTCGTGCCGCTGTCGCAGGAGCTGGAGCGAAAGCTCACGAAACTCCAAAAGTCCTCCGAAAATTCGGGGGCGGTGAAGTTGAACGTACTCATGGTGGGAGTGGACTCTATATCAAACCTCAATTTCGAAAGGCACATGCCGAGGACCAAGGCGTTTCTCAAGGACGTTCTGGGCGCGGTACAACTACACGGTTACACCAAGATCGGCGACAACACGTTCCCCAACATAGTGGCACTATTGACGGGGCACTTCCTGGAGTACTATTGGAACGAAAGCCTCTCCAGGTTCACGTTCGACGGGCTGGACTTCGTGTGGAAAGATTTTGCCAAGAGGGGGTACCGCTCGTTATTCGCTGAGGACGCGCCTAACATAGCCACTTTCAACTACCTCAAACACGGCTTCTCCAAACCGCCCGCAGACTACTACTTGAGACCACTGTGCCTCGCCACGGAAAACTCAGCCGTTCGCTCCAAAGCGGGCCGTCACTGCTGGGGCTCCAAGATGGAGATGGAGGTGGTGTTCGACTACCTCGCCGACTTCGTGGAGGCGTGCGAGTCGCGTCCTCACTTTGGCTTCGCTTTCGTGGCTCGCCTGACGCACGACACCCTCAATAACGCCGGTTACGCCGACGCGCCTTCAGTGCGCCTCCTCGAGCGTCTCTACGGCAGCGGCGCGCTCAAGAACACGCTGCTGGTGTTCTTCAGCGACCACGGTCTGCGCTTCGGACCCATACGCTCGACGTTCGTGGGGAAGCTCGAAGAGCGCATGCCCATCATGTTCCTCGCCTTCCCAGAAACCTTCGCGCAGCAGTACCCGGCCGCGGTAGCGCGGCTGCGAACGAACACTCGGCGACTCACGACGCCCTTCGACGTGCACGCCACGCTGCAGCACTTGGCTTCGTTCCCGCCGGAACATCCCCACCGGACGATGCACGGCGTCAGCCTTTTCCACGAGGTGCCGTTCAACCGAAGCTGCGACGAAGCGTTCATCTTTCCGCACTGGTGCACCTGTCAGAACAGGACGGTGGTGCCGGTCAATGATCCCGGTGTAATCAACGCCTCGCACGCCTTGGTGAGTGCCGTCAACTCCCAGCTGGAGAGCAGGGCCGAACTGTGCAGCCCACTCGCGCTCGACAAGGTCGTGGACGCGACGGTGTCGCAGCCGAACGACAAGGTGCTCCGCTTCGTGCGCCACTACCACGACGTGATCGGTCGCGGAGTGCAGCTAGGAAAGCGGGTGACCGCGCCGCTGGATTACATGGTGACCGTGATGGTGAAACCCAGCAACGCGCTGCTGGAGGCCACCATTCGCTACTACGAACCGACAGAACAGTACGTCGTGCTCGGTGACGTGAGCAGGTTGAATATGTACGGCAGTCAAGGGGAGTGCATATCGGACGCGGTTATGCGCAAGTTCTGCTACTGTAGGACGCAAGTGAACACTGCTAGGGGACCGGGATGA